From Thermodesulfobacteriota bacterium, one genomic window encodes:
- a CDS encoding CbtB-domain containing protein, which yields MERLAVKETAIADRGRALLWGAVLTLTACGMVLVAFGPESLSTAAHDAFHGFRHAVGLACH from the coding sequence AGAAACGGCAATAGCAGACAGGGGGCGTGCGCTTCTATGGGGCGCGGTGCTGACGCTTACGGCGTGCGGGATGGTGCTCGTAGCGTTCGGCCCCGAGAGTCTGTCCACGGCGGCGCACGACGCGTTCCACGGTTTCAGGCACGCCGTCGGGCTTGCCTGCCACTAA